In Arthrobacter sp. SLBN-112, a genomic segment contains:
- a CDS encoding SDR family NAD(P)-dependent oxidoreductase — protein MGNEAAWQETTTAGRFAGRTVIVTGAGSGIGLATALRVAKEGGRVIAADISKERLDDLVAGNPGLDLVAVAGDISTEDAVAAVVAAAGGRVDALANVAGIMDNFAPIHEMDDEVWERVFRVNVTALMRLTRAVVPLMLEAGTGSVVNVSSEAGLRGSAAGAAYTASKHAVVGLTKNSAVMYGPSGLRFNTVAPGATITNIEANWGSELAAGRLGPLMQANIPTPATAAQLAASITFLLSDDGTNVNGAVLASDGGWSAL, from the coding sequence ATGGGCAACGAAGCTGCATGGCAGGAAACCACAACCGCGGGCAGGTTCGCAGGGAGGACCGTCATTGTCACCGGCGCAGGCTCGGGCATCGGGTTGGCAACCGCACTGCGCGTCGCCAAGGAAGGCGGCCGGGTGATCGCGGCGGACATCAGCAAGGAACGGCTGGATGACCTCGTGGCCGGGAATCCGGGCCTGGACCTGGTTGCCGTTGCCGGTGATATCTCCACCGAAGACGCTGTGGCGGCGGTGGTGGCGGCCGCCGGCGGCAGGGTGGATGCGCTGGCCAACGTTGCCGGCATCATGGACAACTTCGCTCCCATCCACGAGATGGACGACGAGGTCTGGGAGCGGGTCTTCCGGGTCAATGTCACTGCGCTGATGCGCCTCACCCGTGCCGTGGTGCCGCTGATGCTGGAGGCAGGCACCGGATCCGTGGTGAACGTGTCCTCGGAGGCCGGCTTGCGGGGCTCCGCCGCGGGCGCGGCCTACACGGCCTCCAAGCACGCCGTGGTGGGACTCACCAAGAACTCCGCCGTCATGTACGGCCCCTCGGGACTGCGCTTCAACACCGTGGCGCCGGGTGCCACCATCACCAATATCGAGGCGAACTGGGGCTCGGAGCTGGCGGCAGGGCGGCTGGGTCCGCTGATGCAGGCGAACATCCCGACGCCCGCCACCGCTGCCCAGCTCGCCGCGTCCATCACCTTCCTGCTCAGTGACGACGGCACCAATGTGAACGGCGCCGTCCTCGCGTCCGACGGCGGCTGGTCGGCACTGTAG
- a CDS encoding DUF4232 domain-containing protein, producing MRSQIISQAFAMTTAAAAAALLLTACGPSQPQSQTTTAPGTGQASQLPTSSASTAPPASSAPATTPPESPAPGTTAAGAPALCKAAGLTAATDATGGGAAGSVYMKLNLTNKGTEPCVLKGFAGVSLVADAAGAPIGAPATRDDSAPVVDVLLAPGQTGTAVLRYTQAANYMDCSQVDAAGYRVYPPEDTDSLFLPQPTKACSNEQITLLSIGAFQPA from the coding sequence ATGAGGTCTCAGATAATTTCCCAGGCGTTTGCCATGACGACGGCGGCCGCAGCGGCAGCGCTGTTGCTCACCGCGTGCGGTCCAAGCCAGCCGCAGTCCCAGACGACGACGGCGCCCGGCACCGGGCAGGCCAGCCAGTTACCCACATCGTCGGCATCCACCGCTCCGCCGGCGTCCTCCGCACCTGCCACGACGCCGCCGGAATCCCCCGCCCCCGGCACCACCGCCGCGGGCGCGCCTGCCCTGTGCAAGGCGGCCGGACTCACGGCGGCCACCGACGCCACCGGCGGCGGCGCGGCGGGCAGTGTCTACATGAAGCTCAACCTCACCAACAAGGGCACCGAACCCTGCGTACTCAAGGGTTTCGCCGGCGTCTCCCTGGTGGCGGACGCTGCCGGGGCCCCGATCGGGGCCCCGGCCACACGGGATGATTCCGCACCAGTGGTTGATGTACTGCTGGCTCCCGGCCAGACCGGCACCGCTGTGCTGCGCTACACCCAGGCGGCCAACTACATGGACTGCTCGCAGGTGGATGCCGCCGGGTACCGGGTCTACCCGCCCGAAGACACTGACTCCCTGTTCCTCCCGCAGCCCACCAAGGCCTGCAGCAACGAGCAGATCACCCTGCTCTCCATTGGGGCGTTCCAGCCGGCCTGA